A genomic region of Arachis hypogaea cultivar Tifrunner chromosome 5, arahy.Tifrunner.gnm2.J5K5, whole genome shotgun sequence contains the following coding sequences:
- the LOC112802296 gene encoding small ribosomal subunit protein RACK1, which translates to MADGLVLRGTMRAHTDSVTAIATPIDNSDMIVTASRDKSIILWHLTKEGGTYGVPRRRLTGHSHFVQDVVLSSDGQFALSGSWDGELRLWDLAAGKSARRFVGHTKDVMSVAFSVDNRQIVSASRDRTIKLWNTLGECKYTIQDGDAHSDWVSCVRFSPNTVHPTIVSASWDRTVKVWNLTNCKLRNTLAGHSGYVNTVAVSPDGSLCASGGKDGVILLWDLAEGKKLYSLDAGAIIHALCFSPNRYWLCAATEQSIKIWDLESKSIVEDLKVDLKTEADAATGGNANKKKVIYCTSLNWSADGSTLFSGYTDGVVRVWGIGRF; encoded by the exons ATGGCAGACGGACTTGTTCTCCGCGGCACCATGCGAGCCCACACGGACTCCGTCACAGCCATCGCAACCCCAATCGACAACTCCGACATGATCGTAACCGCCTCACGCGACAAGTCCATCATCCTCTGGCACCTCACCAAGGAGGGGGGCACCTACGGCGTCCCCCGCCGCAGGCTCACCGGTCATTCTCACTTCGTTCAGGACGTCGTTCTCTCTTCCGACGGCCAGTTCGCTCTATCCGGCTCCTGGGATGGCGAGCTCCGCCTCTGGGACCTCGCGGCCGGAAAGTCCGCTCGCCGATTCGTCGGACACACAAAGGACGTTATGTCTGTTGCGTTCTCGGTTGATAACCGTCAGATCGTGTCGGCGTCTCGTGACCGCACGATTAAGTTGTGGAACACTCTTGGCGAGTGCAAATACACGATCCAGGACGGTGATGCGCATTCCGATTGGGTTTCTTGCGTTAGGTTTAGCCCTAACACTGTGCACCCTACCATTGTTTCTGCGTCTTGGGACAG gaCTGTGAAAGTTTGGAACCTGACCAATTGCAAGCTGAGAAACACTCTTGCTGGTCATTCTGGTTATGTGAACACAGTTGCTGTTTCACCTGATGGTTCCCTGTGTGCCAGTGGTGGCAAAGATGGAGTAATTTTACTGTGGGATTTGGCTGAAGGGAAGAAGCTCTACTCCCTTGATGCTGGTGCTATCATCCATGCTCTGTGCTTTAGCCCTAATAGGTACTGGCTATGCGCTGCTACTGAACAGAGCATTAAGATCTGGGATTTGGAGAGTAAGAGCATTGTGGAAGACTTGAAGGTTGATCTCAAGACCGAAGCTGATGCCGCCACCGGTGGGAACGCCAACAAGAAGAAG GTGATCTACTGCACCAGCTTGAACTGGAGTGCAGATGGAAGCACATTGTTCAGTGGTTACACTGATGGTGTGGTCAGAGTTTGGGGAATCGGACGGTTTTAG
- the LOC112803880 gene encoding uncharacterized protein, protein MGATPFHRSILEVRLPKHFDKPTDMRYDGTQDPLEHLTAFEARMNLEGVGDEVRCRAFPVTLAGPAIRWFNGLPQGSIYGFSDISRAFLAQFTTRIAKAKHPINLLGITQRNGEPTRKYLDRFNDECLKIDGLTDSVASLCLTNGLLNENFRKHLTTKLVWTMHEIQMVAKEYINDEEVSQVIAANKRHSGYNQPRQQGNGERQKEQVREGAPGKAPRPFPRVGKFTNYTLLTLPIMEVYQQIAEKGIMSKPRPLKDSTGENKNFYCDYHKGYGHQTQNCFDLKDALEQAIWEGKLIEFSHLIREPRRRHRDQDEEGKTRSAKWRQEPEDRDHGLTVINVVTAKNTAPRSRSAHKKDTKVLAVSSSLVRSSKKPPSISFDRKTSGSMRPPKIHPWDADLSTQQHGVIGLGDHFIKPDGVISLPVSVGQAQGRRSAMAEFLVLRDSTAYNIILGRKTINDVEAIINTKLLVMKFVTDDGSIGSIRGDLETAVACDNASLSLRKKSREASGVFLADLDARVDDKPRPKSEGDLEKFRVGDTEDKFTFVNRNLPQELKEPLVEMIRANGDLFAWTPADMLGIDPKVMSHHLAVKAEARPVAQRRRKMSCERAEEVARQTASLLEAGFIRELGRRLL, encoded by the exons ATGGGCGCCACCCCGTTCCATCGATCCATCCTCGAGGTCCGGTTGCCGAAGcacttcgacaaaccaacggacatgaggtacgatggaacCCAGGACCCTCTGGAACACCTCACAGCCTTCGAAGCTAGGATGAATCTGGAGGGAGTAGGGGATGAGGTGAGGTGCCGAGCCTTCCCGGTGACTTTGGCAGGACCCGCGATCAGATGGTTTAACGGCCTCCCGCAGGGATCCATCTATGGGTTTTCGGACATTAGCCGTGCCTTCTTAGCCCAATTCACGACACGAATAGCAAAGGCAAAGCACCCGATCAACCTTCTTGGGATAACCCAAAGAAACGGGGAGCCGACCAGAAAATACCTAGAccggttcaacgacgaatgcttgaAAATTGACGGCCTAACCGATTCGGTGGCCAGCCTTTGTCTGACGAACGGCCTCCTCAACGAGAACTTTCGAAAACACCTCACCACGAAACTGGTTTGGACGATGCACGAGATCCAAATGGTAGCAAAGGAGTACATAaatgacgaggaagtcagccaAGTCATTGCTGCCAACAAACGGCACTCCGGCTACAACCAACCTAGGCAACAAGGTAACGGAGAAAGACAAAAAGAACAAGTCAGGGAGGGAGCGCCGGGCAAGGCACCCAGACCATTCCCCCGGGTCGGGAAATTCACTAACTACACTCTGCTCACTCTTCCCATCATGGAAGTTTATCAGCAGATTGCCGAGAAAGGAATCATGTCAAAGCCCCGACCACTAAAGGACAGTACGGGGGAAAACAAGAACTTTTACTGTGACTATCACAAGGGCTATGGGCACCAAACACAGAACTGTTTTGACCTGAAGGACGCACTAGAACAAGCGATATGGGAGGGTAAACTAATAGAATTCTCCCATCTTATAAGGGAGCCGAGAAGACGTCATCGCGACCAAGACGAAGAAGGCAAAACCCGGTCGGCAAAGTGGCGACAAGAGCCAGAAGATAGAGACCACGGCCTCACCGTGATAAACGTAGTAACAGCCAAAAACACCGCGCCAAGGTCGCGATCGGCACACAAGAAAGACACCAAGGTCCTGGCGGTCTCCTCCTCGCTGGTGCGAAGTTCTAAGAAACCCCCATCCATCTCTTTCGACCGGAAGACCAGTGGTTCGATGAGGCCTCCGAAAATccacccatg GGACGCCGACCTATCGACTCAACAACACGGGGTCATCGGGttgggcgaccacttcatcaaaccTGATGGAGTAATATCGCTGCCGGTCTCTGTGGGACAGGCTCAAGGCCGAAGATCGGCGATGGCCGAGTTCTTGGTCCTCCGAGATTCCACGGCCTATAACATCATCTTAGGAAGGAAGACGATTAACGATGTTGAAGCGATAATCAACACAAAGCTGCTAGTCATGAAGTTTGTCACCGACGACGGATCTATAGGGTCCATAAGAGGAGACCTTGAAACGGCGGTTGCTTGCGACAATGCCAGCCTCTCCCTAAGGAAGAAATCCAGAGAGGCGTCAGGGGTGTTCCTGGCTGACTTGGACGCCAGGGTTGACGACAAGCCCAGACCGAAATCGGAGGGGGACCTGGAGAAGTTCAGGGTCGGTGACACGGAGGACAAGTTCACGTTTGTCAATAGAAACCTTCCGCAAGAATTGAAGGAACCCTTGGTAGAAATGATCAGGGCCAATGGGGACTTGTTCGCCTGGACGCCGGCCGACATGCTGGGCATAGACCCCAAAGTCATGTCCCATCACCTAGCCGTCAAAGCGGAAGCCCGCCCGGTGGCTCAGAGGAGGAGAAAGATGTCGTGCGAAAGGGcggaggaggtggccaggcagacggccagcctccttGAAGCAGGCTTCATACGGGAACTAGGTCGTAGACTACTCTGA